The Cydia fagiglandana chromosome 4, ilCydFagi1.1, whole genome shotgun sequence genome has a window encoding:
- the LOC134664012 gene encoding larval cuticle protein A2B-like, which produces MAAKFVIVLALAVATQASVVPVPVARADTSSFAYDVADPNTGDYKSQVETRVGGVVQGQYSLLDADGTKRTVDYSADDVNGFNAVVRKEPVAVAAPVVSAPVVSGSVVEAAPAVVAARTVAAPAVYSAAPTVYSAGPAVYSAAPAFRTVAAPATYAAPVAYSGYSAPVAYSNSIASPYYPVPYSTYY; this is translated from the exons ATGGCTGCTAAG TTCGTCATAGTGCTGGCGCTAGCGGTGGCCACCCAGGCGTCAGTGGTGCCCGTCCCCGTGGCACGCGCAGATACCAGCAGCTTCGCATATGACGTAGCCGACCCTAACACCGGCGACTACAAGAGCCAAGTCGAGACGCGTGTCGGCGGCGTCGTGCAGGGCCAGTACTCGCTGCTGGACGCCGATGGCACCAAGCGTACCGTCGATTATTCCGCTGATGATGTCAACGGTTTCAACGCTGTAGTGCGCAAGGAACCTGTTGCTGTCGCTGCGCCTGTTGTGAGCGCGCCTGTTGTCAGCGGGTCTGTAGTCGAAGCCGCTCCCGCTGTGGTTGCCGCGCGCACTGTCGCCGCCCCTGCTGTGTACTCTGCCGCCCCGACCGTGTATTCTGCTGGTCCGGCCGTATACTCCGCTGCTCCCGCTTTCCGAACAGTTGCTGCTCCTGCTACTTACGCTGCTCCAGTAGCCTACTCCGGCTACTCTGCTCCTGTTGCTTACTCCAACAGCATTGCCAGCCCTTATTACCCTGTTCCTTATTCTACCTATTATTAA